In Campylobacter suis, the following proteins share a genomic window:
- a CDS encoding tRNA (cytidine(34)-2'-O)-methyltransferase — MFNIVLVHPQIPQNTGSIGRMCVNANLKLHIVKPTMFEISEKSVRRAGLDYWAQLEPKIWENLDEFLQENIKHKERFFFATTKTNRLYFDASYQPGDFLFFGGESTGLPRELMQLNFKNAVTIPMGEHGRSLNQATSVGIVAYEAIRQNIDKFDFRKPL, encoded by the coding sequence ATGTTTAACATCGTTTTAGTGCATCCGCAAATTCCTCAAAATACAGGCTCTATAGGCAGAATGTGCGTGAATGCAAACCTTAAGCTTCATATTGTAAAACCAACGATGTTTGAGATAAGCGAGAAGTCTGTAAGGCGCGCTGGGCTTGATTACTGGGCGCAGCTTGAGCCAAAAATTTGGGAGAACTTAGATGAGTTTTTGCAAGAAAACATAAAGCACAAGGAGCGATTTTTCTTTGCGACTACAAAGACAAATAGGCTCTATTTTGACGCTAGCTATCAGCCAGGAGATTTTTTGTTTTTTGGTGGCGAAAGTACAGGGTTACCAAGAGAACTAATGCAGCTAAATTTTAAAAATGCCGTAACTATACCGATGGGTGAGCATGGCAGAAGTTTAAACCAGGCCACAAGCGTAGGTATAGTCGCATATGAAGCTATACGCCAAAATATTGATAAATTTGATTTTAGAAAGCCACTATGA
- a CDS encoding endonuclease/exonuclease/phosphatase family protein has protein sequence MRAFLAFILLCVFTFGSTLKIATYNVENLFDGINNGNEYPDFRIEKGKWSKQKASQKISRIREVLNALDADIIALQEVENEQILKELAKGTKYTYVTFATTKNAPIGLGVLSKIRPEDSERFAVTGVKTRDILRLGFMFDNERFELFVVHFPAYKKNGFKAQQNAERTLRVALQERKNVIVLGDFNTPFSNGKTSLLYHIVTTKNYANLWNELAYKERYSFAAYGKKRAIDHILLSQEFLANGRLAYVCGSFSVFKPDFMMDGEFVKRHDKSSLYSDHLPLVFEISTDIKQRCGIIDKILKFR, from the coding sequence ATGAGAGCTTTTTTGGCTTTTATTTTACTATGTGTTTTTACTTTTGGAAGCACGCTAAAGATCGCTACTTATAATGTAGAAAATCTATTTGATGGTATAAATAATGGAAACGAATATCCTGATTTTCGTATCGAAAAAGGCAAGTGGAGTAAGCAAAAAGCAAGTCAAAAAATTTCTCGCATAAGAGAGGTTTTAAATGCCCTTGATGCTGACATTATAGCACTTCAAGAGGTTGAAAATGAGCAAATTTTAAAAGAGCTAGCAAAAGGCACAAAATACACTTATGTTACCTTTGCGACAACCAAAAATGCGCCCATAGGTCTTGGCGTGCTTTCTAAAATTCGCCCCGAAGATAGTGAGCGTTTTGCTGTGACTGGAGTAAAAACTCGAGATATTTTGCGGCTTGGTTTTATGTTTGATAACGAGCGTTTTGAGCTTTTTGTAGTGCATTTTCCAGCTTATAAGAAAAATGGTTTTAAGGCTCAACAAAATGCGGAAAGAACGCTTCGTGTTGCACTGCAAGAGCGAAAAAATGTCATAGTTTTAGGCGACTTTAACACACCGTTTAGTAATGGCAAAACAAGTCTGCTTTATCATATCGTAACTACAAAAAACTATGCAAATTTGTGGAATGAGCTTGCCTATAAGGAGCGCTACTCATTTGCCGCCTATGGTAAAAAGCGGGCGATTGATCATATCTTGCTTTCGCAAGAATTTTTGGCTAATGGCAGACTTGCTTATGTTTGTGGTAGTTTTAGTGTGTTTAAGCCTGATTTTATGATGGATGGCGAGTTTGTAAAAAGACATGATAAATCAAGCCTTTACTCTGATCATCTTCCATTGGTTTTTGAAATTTCAACCGATATAAAACAACGCTGCGGTATAATAGATAAAATTTTAAAATTTAGGTGA